A genomic stretch from Pseudomonas sp. MUP55 includes:
- the ftsX gene encoding permease-like cell division protein FtsX yields MSATRSPKVSERVAPKPADPQPKKKKHDEDDGPDFGTLLRAWIESHRASLLDSLRRLGKQPIGSFFTCLVMAVALSLPMGLSLLLNNVERLGGSWQRAAQISLYLNLDASTKDGEGLRDDIKNLPGVADAEYISRDQALEEFQHQSGLGEALKELPQNPLPGVVLVTPNEVDKPALEALRQKLAEMPKVQQAQLDLVWVERLAAILKLGDRFVFGLTVLLVSALLLVIGNTIRLHIENRRTEIEVIKLVGGTDSYVRRPFLYMGALYGFGAGVLSWGVLAFGLDWLNDAVIGLAGLYGSDFALAGVPVADGLSLLLGAVLLGYIGAWIAVARHLRELAPK; encoded by the coding sequence ATGAGTGCAACACGCAGCCCTAAAGTATCCGAACGCGTGGCGCCGAAACCGGCCGACCCGCAACCGAAAAAGAAAAAGCACGACGAAGACGACGGCCCGGACTTCGGCACGCTGTTGCGTGCCTGGATCGAAAGCCATCGCGCCAGCCTGCTCGACAGCCTGCGCCGCCTGGGCAAGCAGCCGATCGGCAGCTTTTTCACCTGCCTGGTGATGGCCGTGGCGCTGAGCCTGCCGATGGGTTTGTCGTTGCTGCTCAATAATGTGGAGCGCCTGGGCGGTTCCTGGCAGCGCGCGGCGCAGATTTCGCTGTACCTCAACCTTGACGCCAGCACCAAGGACGGCGAAGGGCTGCGCGACGACATCAAGAATCTGCCCGGCGTGGCGGATGCTGAATACATCAGCCGCGATCAGGCCCTTGAAGAGTTCCAGCACCAATCCGGCCTGGGTGAGGCGCTCAAGGAGCTGCCGCAGAACCCGCTGCCAGGCGTGGTGCTGGTGACCCCCAATGAGGTGGACAAGCCGGCCCTGGAAGCCCTGCGACAAAAACTCGCAGAGATGCCGAAGGTGCAACAGGCTCAACTTGATCTAGTCTGGGTAGAGCGCCTGGCCGCGATCCTCAAGCTGGGCGACCGGTTTGTATTCGGTTTGACAGTGTTGCTGGTGTCTGCATTACTTTTGGTGATAGGTAATACCATTCGTCTTCATATTGAAAACCGTCGCACCGAGATAGAAGTGATTAAACTGGTCGGCGGCACGGACAGCTATGTGCGTCGTCCTTTTCTGTACATGGGCGCGCTTTATGGCTTTGGTGCCGGGGTTTTATCCTGGGGCGTGCTGGCGTTCGGCCTTGATTGGCTGAACGACGCGGTTATCGGGCTTGCCGGTTTGTACGGCAGCGATTTCGCCCTGGCCGGCGTGCCCGTCGCGGATGGTCTGAGCCTCTTGCTCGGCGCCGTCTTGTTGGGGTATATCGGTGCGTGGATTGCGGTCGCACGGCATTTACGTGAGCTGGCACCGAAGTAG
- the rpoH gene encoding RNA polymerase sigma factor RpoH, which translates to MTTSLQPAYALVPGANLEAYVHTVNSIPLLTPEQERELAESLYYEQDLGAARQMVLAHLRFVVHIARSYSGYGLAQADLIQEGNVGLMKAVKRFNPEMGVRLVSFAVHWIKAEIHEFILRNWRIVKVATTKAQRKLFFNLRSQKKRLAWLNNEEVHRVAESLGVEPREVREMESRLTGHDMAFDPAAEADDDSAFQSPANYLEDHRYDPARQLEDADWSDNSNHNLHEALEVLDDRSRDILYQRWLAEEKATLHDLAQKYNVSAERIRQLEKSAMNKLKLSIAA; encoded by the coding sequence ATGACCACTTCTTTGCAACCTGCTTATGCCTTGGTCCCGGGTGCGAACCTGGAAGCCTATGTGCACACGGTCAACAGCATTCCATTGCTGACGCCCGAGCAGGAGCGTGAACTGGCCGAGAGTCTCTACTATGAGCAGGATTTGGGGGCGGCTCGGCAGATGGTGCTCGCCCACCTGCGTTTTGTCGTACATATCGCCCGTAGCTATAGCGGCTACGGTCTGGCCCAGGCGGACCTGATTCAGGAAGGCAACGTCGGCCTGATGAAGGCAGTCAAGCGCTTCAACCCGGAAATGGGTGTGCGCCTGGTGTCGTTCGCTGTGCACTGGATCAAGGCGGAAATTCACGAGTTCATCCTGCGCAACTGGCGCATCGTGAAAGTCGCGACCACCAAGGCCCAGCGCAAGCTGTTCTTCAACCTGCGCAGCCAGAAGAAACGTCTGGCGTGGCTGAACAACGAGGAAGTCCACCGCGTGGCCGAAAGCCTCGGTGTGGAGCCCCGTGAAGTGCGCGAGATGGAAAGCCGCCTGACCGGCCATGACATGGCTTTCGACCCGGCTGCCGAAGCAGACGACGACAGCGCTTTCCAATCGCCGGCCAACTACCTGGAAGACCACCGGTACGACCCGGCGCGTCAACTGGAGGATGCGGACTGGAGCGACAACTCCAACCACAACCTGCACGAAGCGCTGGAAGTGCTGGACGACCGCAGCCGTGACATTCTCTACCAGCGCTGGCTGGCAGAAGAAAAAGCCACGCTGCACGACCTGGCGCAGAAGTACAACGTGTCGGCCGAGCGGATTCGTCAGCTTGAGAAAAGCGCGATGAACAAGCTGAAGTTGTCGATCGCTGCCTAA
- the hemW gene encoding radical SAM family heme chaperone HemW: MTHDTQALPLIHGGAQTPRAALPVLPPLALYIHIPWCVRKCPYCDFNSHTASNVLPEEEYVDALLADLDLDLHAVYGRKLSSIFFGGGTPSLFSAAALGRLLKGVQARIPFADDIEITLEANPGTFEQEKFVAYRALGINRLSIGIQSFQQAKLEALGRIHNGDEAIRAADMARQAGFDNFNLDLMHGLPDQSLDDALADLRQAIALKPTHLSWYQLTLEPNTVFWNQPPALPEDDTLWDIQEAGQALLAEHGYAQYEVSAYAQPGRPARHNLNYWSFGDFIGIGAGAHGKLSHPDGRIVRTWKTRAPKDYLNPAKSFQAGAKELTNEELPFEFLMNALRLTEGVEARLYTERTGLELASLEEGRREAEQSGLMQVEPSRLAATDRGQLFLNDLLQTFLS; encoded by the coding sequence ATGACCCACGACACCCAGGCGCTGCCACTGATCCACGGTGGCGCGCAAACCCCTCGGGCGGCGCTGCCTGTGCTGCCGCCCCTGGCGCTGTACATCCATATCCCCTGGTGCGTGCGCAAGTGCCCTTACTGCGACTTCAACTCCCACACCGCCAGCAACGTGTTGCCGGAAGAAGAGTATGTGGACGCATTGCTGGCGGACCTGGACCTGGACCTGCATGCCGTCTATGGCCGCAAGCTGAGCTCGATCTTCTTTGGCGGCGGCACCCCGAGCCTGTTCAGCGCTGCGGCACTGGGGCGCCTGCTCAAAGGCGTGCAAGCGCGCATCCCGTTTGCCGACGATATCGAAATCACCCTGGAAGCCAATCCCGGTACCTTTGAGCAAGAGAAGTTCGTGGCGTATCGCGCGCTGGGGATCAATCGCCTGTCCATCGGCATCCAGAGCTTCCAGCAGGCAAAGCTCGAAGCCCTGGGCCGCATCCACAACGGCGATGAAGCCATACGCGCCGCGGATATGGCGCGTCAGGCCGGGTTCGACAATTTCAACCTGGACCTGATGCACGGCTTGCCCGATCAATCCCTGGACGACGCGCTGGCCGACCTGCGCCAAGCCATCGCACTCAAGCCGACGCACTTGTCCTGGTACCAGCTGACACTGGAACCCAACACCGTGTTCTGGAACCAGCCACCCGCGCTGCCGGAAGACGACACCCTGTGGGACATCCAGGAAGCCGGCCAGGCGCTGCTCGCCGAGCACGGTTACGCGCAATATGAAGTTTCGGCCTATGCCCAACCGGGTCGCCCGGCGCGGCATAACCTCAATTACTGGAGCTTCGGCGACTTCATCGGTATCGGCGCGGGCGCCCACGGCAAGCTCAGCCATCCGGACGGGCGCATCGTACGCACCTGGAAAACCCGCGCACCGAAGGACTACCTCAACCCGGCCAAAAGCTTTCAGGCCGGAGCGAAAGAGCTGACCAATGAAGAGCTGCCGTTCGAGTTCCTGATGAACGCCCTGCGCCTCACTGAAGGCGTTGAGGCCAGGCTCTACACAGAGCGTACCGGCCTTGAGCTGGCGAGCCTCGAAGAAGGCCGCCGCGAGGCAGAACAAAGCGGCTTAATGCAGGTCGAACCGTCACGCCTGGCGGCGACCGACCGCGGGCAACTCTTTCTCAATGACCTGCTGCAGACGTTTTTGAGCTGA
- the ftsE gene encoding cell division ATP-binding protein FtsE, with translation MIRFEQVGKRYANGHVGLHELSFRVRRGEFLFVTGHSGAGKSTLLRLLLAMERPTTGKLLLAGQDLATISNAQIPFLRRQIGVVFQNHQLLFDRTVFNNIALPLQILGLSKAEIVKRVDSALERVALSDKTDLYPGDLSTGQQQRVGIARAIVHRPALLLADEPTGNLDPRLAAEIMGVFEDINRLGTSVLIASHDLALIARMRHRMLTLQRGRLIGDGEAGV, from the coding sequence ATGATTCGATTCGAACAGGTCGGTAAACGCTACGCCAACGGGCATGTGGGCTTGCATGAGCTGAGCTTTCGAGTACGGCGCGGCGAGTTCTTGTTCGTCACCGGCCACTCCGGCGCCGGTAAAAGCACCTTGTTGCGCCTGTTGCTGGCCATGGAACGCCCGACCACCGGCAAGCTGCTGCTGGCGGGCCAGGACCTGGCCACCATCAGCAACGCGCAGATCCCGTTCCTGCGCCGTCAGATCGGCGTGGTGTTCCAGAACCACCAGTTGCTGTTCGATCGCACGGTGTTCAACAACATTGCCTTGCCCCTGCAGATTCTCGGGCTGTCCAAGGCCGAAATCGTCAAGCGGGTGGATTCGGCCCTGGAGCGCGTGGCGCTGTCGGACAAGACCGACCTGTACCCCGGCGACCTGTCCACCGGCCAGCAACAGCGCGTCGGTATCGCTCGTGCCATCGTCCACCGCCCGGCCTTGCTGCTGGCGGATGAGCCCACCGGTAACCTCGACCCGCGTCTGGCGGCCGAGATCATGGGGGTGTTCGAAGACATCAACCGGCTGGGCACCAGCGTGTTGATCGCCAGTCACGACCTGGCGCTGATTGCGCGCATGCGCCATCGCATGCTGACCCTGCAACGCGGTCGTCTGATTGGTGACGGGGAGGCTGGCGTATGA
- a CDS encoding DUF4426 domain-containing protein, which produces MSRLAIFLLTACLGAGAVAADAIDANRKKDFGDITVHYNTFTSSFLSPETAQNVGVVRSKEKGLINVTVIKGVTPVTAQVTGTIKDLGGKSKILTFKQIEEKGGVSYLAPYSVTQREYKTFTINVETGGKAHGFQFNQELFPAE; this is translated from the coding sequence ATGAGTCGTTTGGCTATTTTTCTATTGACCGCCTGCCTGGGCGCCGGCGCCGTGGCCGCCGACGCTATCGACGCTAACCGCAAGAAAGACTTCGGCGATATCACCGTCCACTACAACACCTTCACCTCAAGCTTCCTGTCTCCGGAAACCGCCCAGAACGTCGGCGTGGTGCGCAGCAAGGAGAAGGGTTTGATCAATGTGACCGTGATCAAGGGCGTGACCCCCGTCACGGCCCAAGTGACCGGTACCATCAAGGACCTGGGCGGCAAAAGCAAGATCCTGACGTTCAAGCAAATCGAAGAGAAAGGCGGGGTCAGCTACCTCGCGCCCTACTCCGTGACCCAGCGCGAATACAAGACGTTTACCATCAACGTTGAAACCGGCGGCAAGGCCCATGGTTTCCAATTCAACCAAGAACTGTTTCCGGCCGAATGA
- the trmB gene encoding tRNA (guanosine(46)-N7)-methyltransferase TrmB, with the protein MTESNETPNTLEAGDESKHRRIKSFVMRAGRMTEGQQKGLEQGTPLFVLPLADAPVDYDQVFGRSAPRSLEIGFGMGHSLLEMAAAAPDQDFIGVEVHRPGVGALLNGVLTQGLTNLRVYDCDAIEVLNRCIADNSLDRLMLFFPDPWHKARHHKRRIVQASFAELVRSKLKVGGILHMATDWEPYAEYMLEVMNVAPGYRNLAEDGKCVPRPAERPITKFERRGERLGHGVWDLKFEKLA; encoded by the coding sequence ATGACTGAATCAAACGAAACGCCGAACACCCTGGAAGCGGGCGACGAGTCCAAGCACCGCCGCATCAAGAGCTTCGTGATGCGCGCCGGTCGCATGACCGAAGGCCAGCAAAAGGGCCTGGAGCAGGGCACGCCACTGTTCGTGTTGCCCCTGGCCGACGCCCCAGTGGACTACGACCAGGTGTTCGGTCGTTCGGCCCCGCGTTCCCTGGAAATCGGCTTCGGCATGGGGCATTCCCTGCTGGAAATGGCGGCAGCCGCGCCGGACCAGGATTTCATCGGTGTGGAAGTGCACCGTCCAGGTGTCGGTGCGCTGCTTAACGGCGTGCTGACCCAGGGCCTGACCAACCTGCGGGTGTACGACTGCGACGCGATTGAAGTGCTCAACCGCTGCATCGCCGACAACAGCCTCGACCGCCTGATGCTGTTTTTCCCCGACCCATGGCACAAGGCTCGTCACCACAAGCGCCGCATCGTCCAGGCCTCCTTCGCGGAGCTGGTGCGCAGCAAGCTCAAGGTTGGCGGCATCCTGCACATGGCCACCGACTGGGAACCGTACGCCGAATACATGCTGGAAGTGATGAATGTCGCGCCTGGCTACCGCAACCTGGCCGAAGACGGCAAATGCGTGCCACGCCCGGCAGAGCGTCCGATCACCAAGTTCGAACGCCGCGGCGAGCGGTTGGGGCATGGGGTCTGGGATTTGAAGTTCGAAAAGCTGGCCTAA
- the mtgA gene encoding monofunctional biosynthetic peptidoglycan transglycosylase, which translates to MLRVLFKRFLNVVKWFAIGSVLLVLLFRVVPPPFTALMVERKVESWIDGEPIDLQRSWVPWDEISDDLKLAVMAGEDQRFPQHWGFDFGAIQAAIVHNERGGSIRGASTLSQQVSKNLFLWAGRSYLRKGLEAWFTGLIEVLWPKQRILEVYLNSVEWDEGVFGAEAAARHHFGVSAKGLSRQQASYLAAVLPNPRVWSASHPTAYVARRAAWIRQQMSQLGGEGYLVELNNSRKAPWSD; encoded by the coding sequence ATGCTGCGTGTCCTCTTCAAACGCTTTCTCAACGTCGTCAAATGGTTCGCCATCGGCAGTGTGCTGCTGGTGTTGCTGTTTCGTGTCGTGCCGCCGCCGTTCACTGCGCTGATGGTTGAGCGCAAGGTCGAATCCTGGATCGACGGCGAGCCTATCGACCTGCAACGCAGCTGGGTGCCGTGGGACGAGATCTCCGATGACCTCAAATTGGCGGTGATGGCCGGTGAAGACCAGCGCTTCCCGCAGCACTGGGGTTTTGACTTTGGTGCGATCCAGGCAGCGATCGTGCATAACGAGCGCGGCGGTTCAATTCGGGGCGCCAGCACGTTGAGCCAGCAAGTGTCCAAGAACCTGTTCCTGTGGGCCGGCCGCAGTTACCTGCGCAAGGGCCTGGAGGCCTGGTTTACCGGGTTGATCGAAGTGTTGTGGCCCAAGCAGCGCATTCTTGAGGTGTACCTCAACAGCGTGGAATGGGATGAGGGTGTGTTCGGGGCAGAGGCGGCGGCGCGGCACCATTTCGGAGTCAGTGCCAAGGGGCTGTCGCGCCAGCAAGCCAGCTACCTGGCGGCCGTGTTGCCCAATCCACGGGTGTGGAGTGCCAGTCATCCGACAGCGTATGTGGCGCGGCGCGCAGCGTGGATTCGCCAGCAGATGAGTCAGTTGGGTGGCGAGGGTTACCTGGTCGAGTTGAACAACTCCCGCAAGGCCCCCTGGTCCGACTGA
- a CDS encoding thiazole synthase — MSIVRSDKPFVLAGRTYQSRLLVGTGKYRDMEETRLAIEASGAEIVTFAVRRTNLGQIEGEPNLLEVLSPDRYTFLPNTAGCYDAIEAVRTCRLARELLDGHNLVKLEVLADQKTLFPNVIETLKAAETLVKEGFDVMVYTSDDPIIARQLAEIGCIAVMPLAGLIGSGLGICNPYNLQIILEEAKIPVLVDAGVGTASDATIAMELGCDAVLMNSAIAHAQQPIMMAQAMQHAIVAGRLAYLAGRMPKKLYASASSPLDGLIK; from the coding sequence ATGAGCATCGTTCGTAGCGACAAGCCTTTCGTCCTGGCCGGTCGTACCTACCAGTCCCGTCTGCTGGTCGGCACCGGCAAGTACCGCGACATGGAAGAAACCCGTCTGGCCATCGAAGCCTCGGGCGCCGAAATCGTGACCTTCGCTGTACGTCGCACCAACCTCGGTCAGATCGAGGGCGAGCCGAACCTGCTCGAAGTGCTGTCGCCGGACCGCTACACCTTCCTGCCGAACACCGCCGGCTGCTATGACGCCATCGAAGCGGTGCGCACCTGCCGCCTGGCCCGTGAGCTGCTCGACGGCCACAACCTGGTGAAGCTGGAAGTGCTGGCCGACCAGAAAACCCTGTTCCCCAACGTGATTGAAACCCTCAAGGCCGCCGAGACCCTGGTCAAGGAAGGCTTTGACGTGATGGTCTACACCAGCGATGACCCGATCATCGCCCGCCAGCTGGCGGAAATCGGCTGCATCGCGGTGATGCCGCTGGCGGGTCTGATCGGCTCCGGCCTGGGTATCTGCAACCCCTACAACCTGCAGATCATCCTTGAAGAAGCCAAGATCCCGGTGCTGGTGGATGCGGGCGTGGGCACGGCCTCCGACGCAACCATCGCCATGGAACTGGGCTGCGACGCGGTGCTGATGAATTCGGCCATCGCCCATGCCCAGCAACCGATCATGATGGCCCAAGCCATGCAACACGCGATCGTCGCGGGCCGCCTGGCCTACCTTGCCGGGCGCATGCCGAAAAAACTCTATGCCAGCGCCTCTTCGCCGCTGGATGGCCTGATCAAGTAA
- the metX gene encoding homoserine O-succinyltransferase MetX, whose translation MPTAFPPDSVGLVVPQVAHFSEPLALACGRSLPAYDLIYETYGQLNATASNAVLICHALSGHHHAAGFHSVDERKPGWWDSCIGPGKPIDTNKFFVVSLNNLGGCNGSTGPSSLNPETGKPFGADFPVLTVEDWVHSQARLADRLGIDQWAAVIGGSLGGMQALQWTITYPDRVRHCLAIASAPKLSAQNIAFNEVARQAILTDPEFHGGSFQEAGVIPKRGLMLARMVGHITYLSDDSMGEKFGRGLKSEKLNYDFHSVEFQVESYLRYQGEEFSGRFDANTYLLMTKALDYFDPAANHDDDLAKTFEHATAKFCVMSFTTDWRFSPARSRELVDALMAARKDVCYLEIDAPQGHDAFLIPIPRYLQAFSNYMNRIAL comes from the coding sequence ATGCCAACTGCCTTCCCCCCCGATTCCGTTGGACTGGTCGTGCCCCAAGTGGCGCACTTCAGCGAACCGCTGGCCCTGGCCTGCGGCCGTTCGCTGCCTGCCTACGACCTGATCTACGAAACCTACGGCCAACTGAACGCCACCGCGAGCAACGCCGTGCTGATTTGCCACGCCTTGTCCGGCCACCATCACGCGGCAGGCTTCCACAGCGTTGACGAACGCAAGCCCGGCTGGTGGGACAGCTGCATCGGCCCCGGCAAGCCCATCGACACCAATAAATTCTTTGTGGTCAGCCTGAACAACCTCGGCGGCTGCAACGGTTCCACCGGCCCCAGCAGCCTCAACCCGGAAACCGGCAAGCCGTTCGGCGCCGACTTCCCGGTGTTGACCGTGGAAGACTGGGTGCACAGCCAGGCGCGCCTCGCCGACCGGCTGGGCATCGACCAATGGGCGGCGGTGATCGGTGGCAGCCTGGGCGGCATGCAGGCCCTGCAATGGACCATCACCTACCCGGACCGCGTGCGCCACTGCCTGGCCATCGCCTCGGCGCCCAAGTTGTCTGCGCAAAACATTGCCTTCAACGAAGTGGCGCGCCAAGCCATCCTCACCGACCCCGAGTTCCACGGCGGTTCGTTCCAGGAAGCCGGCGTGATCCCCAAGCGTGGCCTGATGCTGGCGCGGATGGTCGGGCACATCACCTACCTGTCCGATGACTCCATGGGCGAAAAATTCGGCCGTGGCCTCAAGAGCGAGAAGCTCAACTACGACTTCCACAGCGTCGAGTTCCAGGTCGAAAGCTACCTGCGTTATCAGGGCGAGGAATTCTCGGGGCGTTTCGACGCCAACACCTACCTGCTGATGACCAAGGCGCTGGACTACTTCGACCCGGCGGCGAACCACGACGACGACCTGGCAAAAACTTTCGAACACGCCACAGCCAAGTTCTGCGTGATGTCGTTCACCACCGACTGGCGTTTCTCCCCGGCGCGCTCGCGTGAGCTGGTGGACGCCCTGATGGCTGCGCGCAAAGACGTCTGCTACCTGGAGATCGATGCACCGCAAGGCCACGATGCCTTCCTGATTCCGATTCCCCGTTATCTGCAGGCGTTCAGTAACTACATGAACCGTATAGCACTGTGA
- the metW gene encoding methionine biosynthesis protein MetW yields the protein MRADLEIIQDWIPAGSRVLDLGCGDGELLSWLRDNKQVTGYGLENDPDNIAQCVAKGINVIEQDLDKGLGNFASNSFDIVVMTQALQAVHYPDRILDEMLRVGRQCIITFPNFGHWRCRWYLATKGRMPVSDFLPYTWYNTPNIHFCTFEDFEALCGEREAKVINRLAVDQQHRHGWASKLWPNLLGEIGIYRVSSPGLIDHKIAV from the coding sequence ATGAGAGCCGACCTGGAAATCATCCAAGACTGGATCCCCGCCGGCAGCCGCGTGCTCGACCTGGGCTGCGGCGATGGCGAGCTGCTGAGCTGGCTGCGCGACAACAAGCAAGTCACCGGCTACGGCCTGGAAAACGACCCGGACAACATCGCTCAGTGCGTGGCCAAGGGCATCAACGTGATCGAGCAGGACCTGGACAAGGGCCTGGGCAACTTTGCCAGCAACAGCTTCGACATCGTGGTGATGACCCAGGCCCTGCAAGCGGTGCACTACCCGGACCGTATCCTCGACGAAATGCTGCGCGTCGGCCGCCAGTGCATCATCACCTTCCCCAACTTCGGTCACTGGCGCTGCCGCTGGTACCTGGCCACCAAGGGCCGCATGCCGGTGTCGGACTTCCTGCCGTACACCTGGTACAACACGCCGAACATCCACTTCTGCACCTTCGAAGACTTCGAAGCCCTGTGTGGCGAGCGGGAGGCCAAGGTGATCAACCGCCTTGCCGTCGATCAACAGCACCGCCACGGCTGGGCGAGTAAGCTATGGCCCAACCTGTTGGGCGAAATCGGCATCTACCGGGTCAGCAGTCCTGGCCTGATCGACCACAAGATTGCCGTCTAA
- the thiS gene encoding sulfur carrier protein ThiS, with protein MRIQLNGDPFELPDGETVAALLTRLDLTGRRVAVELNLDIVPRSLHQSTTLSEGDQVEVVHAIGGG; from the coding sequence ATGCGCATTCAGTTGAACGGCGACCCCTTTGAATTGCCTGACGGTGAAACCGTCGCGGCCCTGCTGACCCGCCTGGACCTCACCGGGCGTCGCGTCGCAGTGGAACTCAACCTGGATATCGTCCCGCGCAGTCTGCACCAGAGCACCACGCTCAGCGAAGGTGACCAGGTCGAAGTGGTCCACGCCATCGGCGGTGGCTAG
- a CDS encoding DUF423 domain-containing protein, with protein MLRSFLMLAAFFGFTGVALGAFAAHGLKNRLSAEYLTIFHTGVTYQLVHALALFGVALLAAHIPGRLVTWAGISFVVGILLFSGSLYLLTLTGISKLGIITPFGGLAFLLGWFFLGLLAWRLQLTA; from the coding sequence ATGCTGCGTAGCTTTCTGATGCTGGCTGCCTTTTTCGGTTTCACCGGCGTTGCCCTAGGCGCCTTCGCCGCCCACGGCCTGAAGAACCGCCTGAGCGCCGAATACCTGACAATCTTCCACACCGGCGTGACTTATCAGCTGGTGCACGCCCTGGCGTTGTTTGGCGTGGCGCTGCTGGCTGCGCACATTCCCGGACGACTGGTCACCTGGGCGGGCATTTCGTTTGTAGTCGGGATATTGTTGTTCTCCGGTAGCCTGTATTTGTTGACCCTGACCGGCATCAGCAAGCTTGGGATCATCACCCCGTTCGGCGGCCTGGCGTTCCTGTTGGGCTGGTTTTTCCTCGGCTTGCTCGCCTGGCGCCTGCAACTGACCGCTTGA
- the rdgB gene encoding RdgB/HAM1 family non-canonical purine NTP pyrophosphatase: MMNLTQLVLASHNAGKLKELQAMLGDAVQLRSIGEFSQVEPEETGLSFVENAILKARNAARLSGLPALADDSGLAVDYLGGAPGIYSARYADGKGDAANNAKLLDALKGVPDAMRGAQFVCVLALVRHADDPLPILCEGLWHGRILHAASGEHGFGYDPLFWVPERNVSSAELSPADKNQISHRARAMDLLRQRLSLK, translated from the coding sequence ATGATGAACCTGACTCAACTCGTACTGGCCAGCCATAACGCCGGCAAACTCAAAGAACTGCAGGCCATGCTCGGTGACGCCGTGCAACTGCGCTCGATCGGTGAGTTCAGCCAGGTCGAGCCGGAAGAAACCGGCCTGTCATTCGTCGAGAATGCCATCCTCAAGGCACGCAACGCCGCACGCCTCTCCGGCCTGCCGGCCTTGGCGGATGACTCGGGCCTGGCGGTGGACTACCTCGGTGGCGCACCCGGCATCTATTCGGCGCGCTACGCCGACGGCAAGGGCGATGCGGCCAACAACGCCAAGCTGCTGGACGCGCTCAAGGGCGTACCGGACGCGATGCGCGGTGCGCAGTTCGTCTGCGTGCTGGCGTTGGTGCGTCACGCTGACGACCCGCTGCCGATCCTTTGCGAAGGCTTGTGGCACGGGCGCATCCTGCATGCCGCCAGCGGTGAGCACGGCTTTGGCTACGATCCACTGTTCTGGGTGCCGGAGCGCAACGTCTCCAGCGCCGAACTGAGCCCGGCCGACAAGAACCAGATCAGCCACCGCGCCCGTGCAATGGATTTGCTGCGCCAACGCCTGAGCCTGAAATGA
- a CDS encoding DUF3392 domain-containing protein: MDLVLDLLATVSRWSRSNLSEISLALVGCLLVLFGADIKGWVEARLGSIAGALRVPLMALLCMIGSGAALIYATPWIVRGLSQFNNYSLAPVLVVVLVLIGVVADRR, from the coding sequence ATGGATTTGGTACTCGACCTGCTCGCCACCGTGTCCCGCTGGAGCCGCAGCAACCTGTCGGAAATCTCCCTGGCCCTGGTCGGCTGTTTGCTGGTGCTGTTCGGCGCCGACATCAAGGGCTGGGTCGAAGCACGCCTGGGCAGCATCGCAGGCGCCCTGCGCGTCCCGTTGATGGCCCTGCTGTGCATGATCGGCAGCGGCGCAGCGCTGATCTACGCCACGCCGTGGATTGTGCGCGGGCTGAGTCAGTTCAATAACTACAGCCTGGCACCGGTGCTGGTGGTGGTGCTGGTGTTGATTGGCGTCGTCGCCGACCGCCGTTGA